A DNA window from Vigna unguiculata cultivar IT97K-499-35 chromosome 10, ASM411807v1, whole genome shotgun sequence contains the following coding sequences:
- the LOC114165119 gene encoding putative disease resistance protein At4g11170, translated as MEFACSSSSSSPSFLKSEPQFKYDVFINFGGEDMGRKFVSHLHYALLQAQFKNLISTEDVQEEMKLEEHMRAIASSKIAIIVFFPLPVFTGENFDLWKLKLKTYFISQKLWDIVQSGYTKPDNIETLSEEERKKLEDSEQKDAQALFVLQQAVGETIARRIMDAETAKRAWDILEEEFEGNEQSSHAEKDCWHRGKPICHYCKKPGHVEKYCRNKNKHQANFAEEHNQEQRLFYANQESHSGEGNWYLDSGCSNHMAKDQSIFKDIDKSINVKVRLGNGATVESQGKGTVMVETKKGTKFIKDVLLVPNLKENLLSIGQMMENGYSLHFEKDTCKIYDNRRIEIGEVKMEKRNRSFPISFKPGTNIAMKAEVDDSWLWMSSRQATPIAILNRQSMESKRFTRINPHRCLWTDEDAFTSQQQKFKALVDKQSGKQIKVLRSDRGKEYTSHEFDKFCEDEGIERQLTVAYTPQQNGVSERKNRTVMEMARSMLKEKGLPNTFWAEAVYTAVYLLNRCPTKAVQDKTPIEAWTQLHNQPLKQNMWQPLKQQVRLYGFEEYSKIWEKNKLEKIIECRQTFGQIVLPVIYDIVQLEERNRKDDLVKALEEVAQSSYSGEQLEHALSRWSRALTNAAGITGWDFRDFRHDAEFVEKIVRRVQTLLDYTNMSITAFPVGLESHVEKVIGLIEEQSTEVCMIGIWGMGGSGKTTLARAIYNRIYHPFIGKSFIENIGQFQVNKRHVHLQENLLYDVLKSKFKVESDGVGRTMIETKLSQKKLLIVLDAVDEFGQLENLCGNRQWFGQGTVIIVTTRDVKVLNRLKVNYVHTMDVMNENDSLELLSWHAFREAKPRKEFNELSRNIVDYCGGLPLALQFLGSYLCDRTKEEWESVSSKLKVNPINQIQEKLEISFDGLHDMEKDIFLDICCFFIGKERGYVTEILNACGLYADIGITVLIERGLIKVERNNKLEMHPLLRDMGREIIRQRCPNEPRKRSRLWFEDDIKDVLKRNTGTKATQGLSLKLHSTGKDYFEAHAFKEMKRLRLLQLHHVQLTGDYEYLSKQLRWICWKGFPLKYIPNNFHMENVIAINLKHSYLQLVWQETPDFSGLPSLQQLILKDCPSLCMVHESIGDLCNLLLINLKDCTSLSCLPRNVYKLRSLRTFILSGCSKIDILEEDIVGLHSLITIVTENTIVKQVPCSIVKSIAYISLRRFKGMLHNTFASVIQSWMSSTMKQQYCNSPFFMDMENNNWRVLVPLHNGLANLRSVLVQCKTEFQLYKKVKKILVESPLVNFSESRISNHHLRFSLIGVGSYNKFLSTLSDSISEELVSSESCDVSLPGDNHPYWLAHRGEGHSVSFTVPRDSDMKGMIVCVVYLSTSEIVATECLTSVSIVNYTKCTLHIHRHGTVISFNDEDWHNIISNLGSGDKVEIFVTFDHGLVLKNTVVYLMCGESNGLEMVPFPEAEENALNKFFKKIVMCDFW; from the exons ATGGAGTTCGCttgttcttcttcatcatcatctcCATCCTTCTTAAAATCAGAACCCCAGTTCAAATACGATGTGTTCATTAACTTTGGGGGAGAAGATATGGGTAGAAAGTTCGTTTCTCATCTCCATTATGCTCTTTTACAAGCtcaattcaaaaatttgattagCACAGAGGATGTGCAAGAGGAAATGAAGCTGGAAGAACACATGCGAGCAATAGCAAGCTCTAAGATTGCAATAATTGTTTTCT TCCCCCTACCAGTTTTTACCGGTGAAAATTTTGACCTTTGGAAACTCAAACTAAAGACATATTTTATCTCACAAAAATTGTGGGATATTGTTCAATCTGGTTATACAAAACCAGATAATATTGAGACTCTATCTGAGGAGGAACGAAAAAAGCTAGAAGATTCTGAACAAAAGGATGCCCAAGCATTGTTTGTTCTTCAACAAGCTGTGGGAGAAACTATCGCCAGGAGGATCATGGATGCAGAAACTGCAAAAAGGGCATGGGATATTTTAGAAGAAGAATTTGAAGGCAATGAACAG TCAAGTCATGCAGAAAAAGACTGTTGGCATCGTGGGAAGCCAATATGTCATTATTGCAAGAAGCCTGGTCACGTGGAGAAGTATTgtcgtaataaaaataagcacCAAGCAAACTTTGCTGAAGAACATAATCAGGAGCAACGTTTATTCTATGCTAATCAAGAATCTCATAGTGGAGAAGGAAATTGGTACTTGGACAGTGGATGCAGCAATCACATGGCCAAAGATCAAAGCatcttcaaagacattgataaatCTATCAATGTCAAAGTTCGACTTGGAAATGGCGCCACAGTGGAGTCTCAAGGCAAAGGAACTGTCATGGTGGAGACAAAGAAAGGTACGAAATTCATCAAGGATGTTTTACTAGTTCCCAATcttaaagaaaatcttttaagtattggcCAAATGATGGAGAATGGGTATTCTCTTcactttgagaaagatacatgcaaaatttatgacaatagAAGGATAGAAATTGGTGaagtaaaaatggagaagagaaatagaagctTTCCCATAAGCTTCAAACCTGGAACTAATATTGCCATGAAGGCGGAAGTTGATGACTCATGGCTTTg GATGTCTTCTCGGCAAGCAACACCGATTGCCATTCTCAACAGACAAAGCATGGAGAGCAAAAGATTTACTAGAATTAATCCACACCGATGTTTGTGGACCGATGAGGACgccttcacatcacaacaacag aaattcaaggcccTTGTCGATAAGCAAAGTGGAAAACAGATAAAAGTACTTAGAAGTGATCGTGGAAAGGAGTACACATCTCATGAGTTTGACAAATTCTGTGAAGATGAAGGCATAGAACGACAACTTACAGTCGcatatactccacaacaaaatggtgtttcAGAGAGAAAGAATCGCACAGTCATGGAGATGGCGAGATCAATGCTGAAGGAGAAAGGACTACCAAATACATTCTGGGCAGAAGCAGTCTACACTGCGGTCTACCTACTCAATAGATGTCCTACTAAAGCAGTTCAAGACAAAACTCCAATCGAAGCCTGGACACAGTTGCACAATCAACCGCTGAAGCAGAATATGTGGCAGCCGCTGAAGCAACAAGTCAGGCTATATGGCTTCGAAGAATACTCAAAGATATGGGAGAAAAACAAA CTTGAAAAAATCATTGAATGCCGCCAAACTTTTGGACAAATAGTTCTGCCAGTAATTTACGATATTGTCCAATTGGAAGAACGTAATCGGAAGGATGATTTGGTGAAAGCATTGGAAGAAGTTGCACAAAGCAGCTATTCAGGAGAACAACTAGAACATGCGTTGTCCAGGTGGAGCCGAGCACTAACCAACGCTGCAGGCATCACTGGTTGGGATTTCAGAGATTTCAG GCACGACGCTGAATTTGTGGAGAAAATTGTTAGACGCGTTCAGACATTGCTGGACTATACAAACATGTCTATTACCGCATTTCCTGTTGGATTAGAGTCCCACGTGGAAAAAGTGATTGGATTGATTGAAGAACAATCCACTGAAGTGTGTATGATAGGGATATGGGGAATGGGAGGATCAGGTAAAACTACCTTAGCCAGGGCCATCTATAATCGAATTTATCATCCATTCATTGGTAagagttttattgaaaatattggaCAATTTCAAGTAAACAAAAGGCATGTTCATTTGCAAGAAAATCTTCTTTATGATGTCTTAAAATCCAAGTTCAAGGTGGAAAGCGATGGGGTGGGAAGAACTATGATCGAGACTAAACTTTCACAAAAGAAGTTGCTCATTGTGCTTGACGCTGTGGATGAGTTTGGCCAGTTAGAAAACCTATGCGGGAATCGACAATGGTTTGGTCAAGGAACTGTGATAATTGTCACAACTAGAGATGTTAAGGTGCTGAACCGACTAAAAGTTAATTATGTGCATACAATGGATGTTATGAATGAAAATGATTCCCTTGAGCTTTTAAGTTGGCATGCCTTCAGAGAAGCAAAACCAAGAAAAGAATTCAATGAGCTTTCAAGAAACATAGTTGATTATTGTGGAGGACTACCACTTGCTCTTCAGTTCCTTGGTTCCTATTTATGTGATAGGACAAAGGAAGAGTGGGAAAGTGTATCCTCAAAACTAAAAGTAAATCCCATTAATCAAATTCAAGAGAAGTTGGAAATAAGTTTTGATGGTCTGCACGACATGGAAAAGGATATATTTCTTGATATATGTTGTTTCTTTATTGGTAAAGAGAGAGGTTATGTTACAGAAATACTAAATGCCTGTGGATTGTATGCTGATATTGGAATAACAGTTCTCATAGAACGTGGCCTCATAAAAGTTGAAAGGAACAACAAACTAGAAATGCATCCTTTGTTACGAGACATGGGAAGAGAAATTATTCGCCAAAGATGCCCAAATGAACCAAGGAAAAGGAGTCGACTatggtttgaggatgatataAAAGATGTACTGAAAAGGAATACT GGAACAAAAGCTACTCAGGGATTGTCCCTGAAACTGCATTCAACCGGCAAAGATTACTTTGAGGCTCATGCTTTCAAGGAAATGAAGAGACTAAGACTTCTACAACTGCATCATGTACAACTTACCGGAGATTATGAGTACCTTTCTAAACAACTGAGATGGATTTGTTGGAAAGGGTTTCCTTTAAAATACATACCAAACAACTTTCATATGGAAAATGTAATtgcaattaatttaaaacatagtTATCTTCAACTCGTCTGGCA AGAAACACCGGACTTTTCGGGACTACCAAGTCTGCAACAACTCATTCTAAAAGATTGCCCAAGTTTGTGCATGGTACATGAATCCATTGGAGATCTTTGCAATCTGCTACTGATAAATTTAAAGGACTGCACAAGTCTAAGTTGTCTCCCCAGAAATGTATATAAGCTGAGATCTTTAAGAACTTTCATTCTCTCTGGTTGTTCCAAGATTGACATATTGGAAGAAGATATAGTGGGTCTACATTCCTTGATAACAATAGTTACTGAAAATACAATTGTGAAACAAGTGCCCTGTTCAATCGTAAAAAGCATTGCATATATATCCCTACGTAGATTTAAAGGAATGTTACATAATACCTTTGCATCAGTCATTCAATCTTGGATGTCATCAACAATGAAACAACAATATTGTAATAGTCCATTTTTCATGGATATGGAGAATAATAATTGGCGTGTCCTTGTGCCACTGCATAACGGCCTTGCAAATCTTCGAAGTGTTTTGGTTCAATGTAAGACGGAGTTTCAACTATataagaaagtgaaaaaaattctTGTCGAATCACCACTTGTAAACTTTTCAGAATCAAGAATTTCAAATCATCACTTGAGGTTTTCTTTGATTGGTGTTGGAAGTTACAATAAATTCCTCAGCACTCTCAGCGATAGCATTTCTGAG GAATTAGTAAGCAGCGAGTCTTGTGATGTTTCTCTTCCAGGTGACAACCACCCTTATTGGTTGGCCCATAGGGGTGAGGGGCATTCTGTTTCTTTCACTGTTCCTCGGGATTCTGACATGAAGGGAATGATTGTGTGTGTTGTGTATTTATCTACCTCTGAAATCGTGGCAACTGAATGTCTTACAAGTGTCTCAATTGTTAATTATACAAAGTGCACACTGCACATACACAGGCATGGTACAGTAATTTCCTTCAATGATGAAGATTGGcataatataatatcaaatttaggTTCAGGAGATAAGGTGGAGATATTTGTGACCTTTGATCATGGATTGGTGCTCAAGAACACAGTTGTATATTTGATGTGTGGTGAATCAAATGGCTTAGAAATGGTACCTTTCCCTGAGGCAGAGGAAAATGCTCTGAATAAATTCTTTAAGAAAATAGTAATGTGTGATTTCTGGTAA
- the LOC114166760 gene encoding TMV resistance protein N-like — translation MTSPVPSMEFASSTSKLPQMYDVLINFNGEDIRRKFVSHLDSVLLAAGLTTFLHHQISVNDMDIQQPILDLCRIVIVVFTKTYSQSAWCLHQLHQIIKWHETYCRHVLPVYYEIQPSDVRLQKGDFGKDLRATAQQTFSAQQLEHGMSRWSHALSKTADFFGWDVSNYRSDAELVDTIVKSILNLPVLSATKFPIGLQSHVEDGIQIIKNKATGVCRLGICGIGGSGKTTLAKAIYNQIHGTFLKKSFIENISGVSRTQKYANLQQRLLSDLLKTKVEIRSVEMGRSMIEERLYGKKVLIVLDDVNDYWPLDLLESSAWFGEGTVIIITTRDESLLRIHHQVDSIFRMNLMNPNDSLELLSWHAFREAKPKEECHFLAKMVVDYCGGLPLALEVIGSLLYERTKEEWNKVLLRLESVPQYEVLEILKISFDGLRNQIERNLFLDICRFFVGKDRVYVTKILNGCGVDADSGIRILIERSLIIVKRNNKFGLHPLLKEMGREIIGEITTGKESEKASRLWFDKDEDYALIEHILFSSQEKNVIQRFPPKWFLTVRDFFDRDYLEVRDAISRMKLGGHCECRSKELGWIILEKFSSDFLPVGLLHDAIAIDLKHSLPRLVWKEPQVLASLKVLNLSHSKYLTETPDFSRLPGLEHLILKDCPRLCEVHPSIGGLCNLTLLNLKDCTKINNLPREIYMLKSLKTLILSGCSGIHLMEKDIVQMESLITLITENRVVKEVPFSIVSSKSIGYLSLRGFEGLSHNIFPFIIRSWMLPSMNPLSYNHSFCMDMEVNSWDDITPLLRILVNLRSILVQCETEFQLSKQVQDILVEYGVNITESHTSKQHFRFSLIGVGRCKEFFDGFSDSISEVFAGSESCDVSLPGDNNPNCLAHMGEGYSVSFTVPRDRDMKGMALCVVYLSTPEIVATECLRSVLIVNYTKCTLHIHNHGTVIFFNDKDWEGIISNLGSGDKVEIFVIFGHGLVVRRTIVYLVCGESNESSSKKNSLIRFIKKL, via the exons ATGACGTCACCAGTTCCTTCCATGGAATTCGCCTCTTCAACTTCCAAACTCCCACAAATGTATGACGTGTTAATTAACTTCAATGGAGAAGACATCCGCAGGAAATTTGTTTCTCATCTTGATTCTGTCCTCTTAGCTGCTGGACTCACCACTTTCCTTCACCACCAGATCTCAGTCAACGACATGGACATCCAACAACCAATTCTCGATCTCTGTCGGATAGTAATTGTTGTTTTCACCAAAACCTATTCTCAATCTGCTTGGTGCCTTCATCAGCTTCATCAAATCATCAAATGGCATGAAACCTATTGTCGACATGTTCTGCCTGTATATTACGAGATTCAGCCATCTGATGTGCGTCTTCAGAAGGGAGATTTTGGAAAAGACCTCAGAGCAACTGCACAACAAACATTTTCAGCACAACAACTGGAGCATGGCATGTCAAGGTGGAGCCACGCACTCAGCAAAACTGCAGATTTTTTTGGATGGGATGTGAGCAATTACAG GAGTGATGCTGAACTAGTGGACACAATTGTTAAAAGCATTCTTAATTTACCAGTCTTGTCTGCTACTAAATTTCCAATTGGATTACAATCCCACGTGGAAGATGggattcaaattataaaaaataaagccaCCGGGGTTTGTAGATTAGGAATATGTGGAATTGGAGGATCCGGTAAAACCACACTTGCCAAAGCTATCTATAATCAAATTCATGGTACATTCttgaaaaaaagttttattgaaaatatttcagGAGTTAGTCGAACACAAAAGTATGCTAATTTACAACAACGACTACTTTCAGATCTCCTAAAAACAAAGGTGGAGATACGTAGTGTTGAGATGGGAAGAAGTATGATTGAGGAAAGACTTTATGGGAAAAAGGTACTTATTGTACTTGACGATGTGAATGACTATTGGCCATTGGATCTATTGGAAAGTAGTGCATGGTTCGGTGAAGGAACCGTAATAATCATTACAACACGAGATGAAAGCCTATTGAGGATACATCATCAAGTTGATTCTATTTTCCGAATGAATCTAATGAACCCAAACGACTCCCTTGAGCTTCTTAGTTGGCACGCATTTAGAGAAGCAAAACCAAAAGAGGAATGTCATTTCCTCGCAAAAATGGTAGTTGATTATTGTGGAGGACTACCACTAGCTCTTGAAGTCATTGGATCTTTGTTATATGAAAGGACTAAAGAAGAATGGAATAAAGTATTGTTAAGATTAGAAAGTGTTCCCCAGTATGAAGTTCTAGAGATATTGAAAATAAGTTTCGACGGTTTACGTAATCAAATTGAAAGAAATTTATTCCTTGATATATGTCGTTTCTTTGTTGGTAAAGATAGAGTCTATGTTACAAAGATCCTAAATGGTTGTGGAGTAGACGCTGATAGTGGAATAAGAATTCTCATAGAACGTAGCCTCATAATAGTTAAAAGGAACAACAAGTTTGGATTGCATCCTCTGCTAAAAGAGATGGGAAGAGAAATTATTGGCGAAATTACTACAGGAAAGGAATCTGAGAAGGCCAGTCGACTATGGTTTGATAAGGATGAAGATTATGCACTGATAGAGCATATT ctATTTTCATCACAGGAAAAAAATGTCATTCAGAGATTCCCTCCGAAATGGTTTCTAACCGTAAGAGATTTCTTCGATCGTGATTATTTAGAGGTAAGAGACGCAATAAGCAGGATGAAACTCGGTGGACATTGTGAGTGCCGCTCTAAGGAACTGGGATGGATTATCTTGGAAAAGTTTTCTTCAGACTTCCTACCTGTTGGATTGCTACATGATGCAATAGCCATTGATTTAAAACACAGTCTTCCTCGACTCGTCTGGAAAGAACCCCAG GTTTTGGCATCACTAAAAGTCCTTAATCTTAGTCACTCCAAGTACTTGACAGAAACCCCTGACTTTTCGAGACTACCAGGTCTTGAACACCTCATTCTCAAAGATTGCCCAAGATTGTGCGAAGTGCACCCATCTATTGGAGGTCTCTGCAATCTTACACTTCTAAATTTGAAGGACTGTACAAAGATAAACAATCTTCCCAGAGAGATATATATGTTGAAATCTTTAAAAACACTCATTCTTTCTGGTTGTTCCGGGATTCACCTAATGGAAAAAGATATAGTGCAAATGGAATCCTTGATAACTCTTATTACTGAAAATAGAGTTGTGAAAGAAGTTCCTTTTTCAATTGTAAGCTCAAAAAGTATTGGATATTTATCTCTACGAGGATTTGAGGGATTATCAcataatatttttccttttatcattcGGTCTTGGATGTTGCCATCAATGAACCCCCTATCTTATAATCATTCCTTTTGCATGGATATGGAAGTTAATAGTTGGGATGATATTACGCCATTACTTAGAATCCTTGTCAATCTTCGAAGTATTTTGGTGCAATGTGAGACCGAGTTTCAACTATCTAAGCAAGTACAAGATATTTTGGTGGAATATGGTGTAAATATTACAGAATCACACACTTCAAAGCAGCACTTCAGGTTTTCTTTGATTGGTGTTGGAAGATGCAAGGAATTCTTTGATGGTTTCAGCGATAGCATTTCCGAG GTATTTGCAGGAAGTGAATCTTGTGATGTTTCTCTTCCAGGTGACAATAATCCTAATTGTTTGGCCCATATGGGTGAGGGATATTCTGTTTCTTTCACTGTGCCTCGGGATCGTGACATGAAGGGAATGGCTTTGTGTGTAGTTTATTTATCAACCCCTGAAATTGTGGCAACTGAATGTCTTAGAAGTGTCTTAATTGTTAATTATACAAAGTGCACATTGCATATACACAACCATGGCACGGTAATTTTCTTTAACGATAAAGATTGGGAGggtataatatcaaatttaggATCAGGAGACAAGGTTGAGATTTTCGTGATTTTTGGTCATGGATTGGTAGTGAGGAGAACAATTGTCTATCTTGTATGTGGTGAATCAAATGAGTCTTCGTCAAAGAAAAATTCCCTcattagatttataaaaaaattgtaa